In one window of Agrobacterium larrymoorei DNA:
- a CDS encoding nucleotidyltransferase domain-containing protein: MSIVAESLGGRVALAGRFPELGPLLARIKEAYNPVDIVLYGSRARDDATAQSDWDLKVIVQDDAPERLFSPLFGWRVQEGSGVYADVSCARLSDFVADLEIANSAASHIADDGMVLDVR, from the coding sequence TTGAGCATCGTCGCAGAAAGTCTTGGTGGACGCGTCGCACTAGCCGGAAGATTTCCGGAGTTGGGACCACTTCTTGCGCGCATCAAAGAGGCTTATAATCCCGTCGACATCGTCCTGTACGGCAGCCGCGCGAGAGATGATGCCACGGCCCAGAGCGACTGGGACCTCAAGGTCATCGTTCAAGACGATGCCCCTGAGCGTTTGTTTTCACCATTGTTTGGATGGCGCGTTCAGGAAGGCTCCGGCGTTTATGCGGATGTCTCCTGCGCACGCCTTTCGGATTTCGTTGCCGACCTTGAAATAGCGAATTCCGCAGCCAGCCATATTGCAGACGATGGCATGGTTTTGGATGTCCGCTGA
- a CDS encoding LysR family transcriptional regulator ArgP, which yields MVDYAALRAVAMVVQTGSFEKAAMALHVTPSAVSQRVKQLEERLGAVLILRGNPCTATEKGDWVCRHMEHVGMLESELFSQLPALVSPDEPGRQVTLHIATNADSLGTWFLKAVSSFTNSSGYLLNVAVDDQDHTAEWLQRGRVLAAVTSLEKPVQGCRVTPLGSLRYHATASPDFMERYFAGGVTEARLAEAPAITFNQKDRLQHQWISQIFGAPVVHPTHWLPSTQSFVDAARLGMGWGMNPHLLVRDHLEAGRLVELVPGTVLDVPLFWQVNRLAADRLRPLTDAVVEVARRELMPMSA from the coding sequence CCGCCATGGCGCTTCACGTCACGCCATCCGCCGTTTCCCAGCGGGTGAAGCAGCTCGAAGAGCGGCTCGGCGCAGTGCTGATCTTGCGCGGCAATCCCTGTACGGCAACCGAGAAGGGCGACTGGGTCTGCCGTCACATGGAGCATGTGGGAATGCTGGAATCGGAGCTTTTCAGCCAGCTTCCCGCACTGGTTTCCCCCGATGAGCCGGGACGGCAAGTCACGCTGCACATCGCCACCAACGCGGATAGTCTCGGAACATGGTTTCTGAAGGCCGTGTCGAGCTTCACCAACAGTTCCGGCTATCTGTTGAACGTGGCGGTGGACGATCAGGACCATACGGCGGAATGGCTGCAACGCGGCCGTGTTCTGGCAGCTGTTACCAGCCTTGAAAAGCCGGTGCAGGGCTGTCGGGTCACGCCGCTCGGCAGCCTGCGTTACCACGCCACGGCCAGCCCGGATTTCATGGAGAGATACTTCGCAGGTGGCGTGACCGAGGCCCGACTGGCGGAAGCTCCAGCCATCACTTTCAACCAGAAAGACCGCCTGCAGCATCAGTGGATATCACAAATCTTCGGCGCCCCCGTCGTCCACCCCACCCACTGGCTGCCTTCCACCCAGAGCTTCGTGGACGCCGCACGTCTTGGCATGGGCTGGGGCATGAACCCGCATCTGCTGGTGCGCGATCACCTCGAAGCTGGCCGCCTCGTGGAACTCGTACCGGGAACGGTGCTGGATGTTCCGCTGTTCTGGCAGGTAAACCGGCTGGCCGCAGATCGGCTGAGGCCTTTGACGGACGCGGTGGTTGAGGTTGCGCGGCGGGAGTTGATGCCCATGAGCGCATGA
- a CDS encoding HEPN domain-containing protein, translating into MSAELHIANALRLAHEDLEAAEMLAAKGNRYDAYHAQQAAEKILIALLTSEGIRAERRDSHRIDVLRDLLPDTNSFKSRFATLTFLTVYATTYRYPKDAGRLPSKADEADLLPAMKALREVLSDASTHFGVDLSASDRIPAASIRPPRT; encoded by the coding sequence ATGTCCGCTGAGCTTCATATCGCAAATGCCTTGCGGTTGGCGCATGAAGATTTGGAAGCGGCAGAAATGCTTGCAGCCAAAGGCAACCGATATGATGCCTATCACGCGCAGCAGGCCGCCGAGAAAATCCTGATCGCACTCCTGACTTCAGAGGGCATCAGAGCGGAAAGACGAGATTCGCACCGTATCGACGTGTTGCGTGATCTTTTGCCTGATACCAACAGCTTCAAATCGCGCTTTGCTACGCTGACCTTCCTGACAGTCTACGCCACGACCTACCGCTATCCGAAGGATGCTGGGCGGTTACCTTCGAAAGCAGACGAAGCCGATCTTCTTCCAGCCATGAAAGCTCTGAGGGAAGTACTGAGCGATGCCTCCACACATTTCGGCGTCGATCTTTCTGCATCCGACCGAATACCCGCCGCTTCGATAAGACCACCTAGAACCTGA